ctgaaaaatagcaataaatgctCTTGTGATATTTTAAATTCGAAAGAAGCAATATTTTAAGCCGGATAGATTCGTAAAAGTTTCAATAGTTAACTATAATTTCATTagaattcaaaacaaaaaaaactataatttcaTTAAATGAActattcattaaattttataattagaaatataaattattaatttttgaatatgcAATCCGAGCTAAACAAAAGGATTATAGTAGTGCGCAAGTAAAGTATTCcacaagaaaaattatttttcatatttatagtGTCAcagaagaataaaaaataaaattgaataataacAGTAACCTTGCCCATTATTCAAAAATGGGAAGAAATAATCAAAGAAGAAATCGCAAAACTCATTCAAATtcatattcaaattcaaattcgaATTCGATTCATCAGCAGCAACAATTTTATCCTAAAAAAGCTAACAAAATCAGCTCCGATCATGAGCTTGAGCAGAAGGATAATCGCGAGGAGTTTAATGAAGAAGACGAggtaattcaatttataattctCCTTTTTCAAAGTTAATTTTAGACTCCGGATTGTTCTTGGCTTTCAATTTTGCTGTTAATCAATCTAATTAACGAAAATTAGACCCTCTATTTAATTTTGAGGAGTAGTTTTGAATGTAGCATAAAAGAAATTTAACTTAATAATTGGAGTAGTTGGGACTGAGTTCAAACTCCGGCGACgccctttttaataattggagTAGTTGGGACTGGGCTGCTGGCTGTTATAGCCCAAAATTGCAAGGTATGTGAACTTCGGACGGTTCATATTCCGGGATTTAATGGTGATCCTGGAGGAGTGAGTTCTCATCGCCGAAATAAAAGTAGTAGATGAGGTGGCGGCGGAGGGGCAAAGCTGCTACTTCTAAAGACCAATCTCAAAAACAACAAGAATACAATATTATTGGATCTTCTTCTTTTAATTCTATGTCTGCAACTTCTTTACAGCCAAAACAATCTCCTGCAACTCACCAAAATACCGAGTGGGTAATGAAGAATGGGCCTCACCATGCAGCCAAGGAGCAGCTTTTAGAGAATTCTCAAGTGGGAACTTCGGAATCTGAGCCAATTTCGATTTCTGAACTCCATTTGTCGAATAGGGATGATGCTGGCTGTGTATTTGAAAAATTGCGGTTAGGTGTGGAGGAGCCACAGTTGTCTGAGGAGCAGCTGAGGATCAATGATCAGCTGCAACAGGATGAGGTAATTGATGACTATTATTTACCTTTAGAAATTGCTTTGTTTTGcattattatgtttgataattgtGTTCCACATGGAGCTTTTTGAATTGCTATTGCATAATAGATTTTGCTTTGCATAATTGTGGTGtgaaaattttatattcatcTTTGATTTTGGATTTAGCTTAGGAAAATTTCAGGTCAATCCAAATATTTGACTGATTTATGTGACAAATTGGACATAAGTCTTTAAGTTTCTATAGAATCCTTACGCTGGCCAGagtaaattttgttttgttgaaTCGAGACTATTTTCTTGTTATTCTTAtgaaaatcatataattttGGTGAAATGGTTGAATGGgacaaaaaaaacataagaaaaTGGTTAACAAAATGAAGTCTTTGTGTGTTGCATCCcttgttttcttttttgtaCTGCCTTTTCTTATCATCATCTATTTTGCAGTTGCTTGCTATGGAATCCATTTACGGAGATAATGTCTCCGTTCTTGAAAACCAAGGAGGCCTAAGATCTTTTCAGGTTATAATGCAATCCTATTAtttgatactccctccgttcttttttagttgtccatttagccaaaattgtacGCAAGTGGgttttttgtcttaaattataagagtaaatactaatataaccctactATGTAAGAAATGCTTTGTAAATAGAGTTATAGATTCATTTATTATGGAgggataaatttggaagataatagctaatgttatcttgaaatcttaaatggacaactaattatagataaattcatttggctaaatggacaactaaaaaaaacggagggagtatcttTTTTCCTTGGGGTGTATAAGTGAAAGACCAATCCTTGTGCTTTCTCTTGCAGATTCTCGTCCATATTGAAGCTGGTGGTGAACTTACTGTTACTGCAAATCTTAATTCCTCAGGAAATCTTAAGATGAAAAGTGAAAGTGACTACTCATACTCATTAAAACTTCAGTATCTTCCACCGATTGTACTCTCTTGCTTATTGCCTAAATCATACCCGAGTCATCTGTCACCTTATTTTACCATTTCAGTTCAGTGGTTGGATTCCATTAGGATTTCCAAGCTCTGCTCCATGCTGGACGTAATATGGGCGGACCAACCTGGGCAGGAAGTTATATATCAATGGGTCGAATGGCTGCAGACTTCTTCTCTTTCTTGTCTTGGGGCTGAACAAGAGATTACACTTGGTCCTTATGGCACATTAAATTCTGAAGACATACGTGCAATTTCAGAAAGCGTCTCCCCTGAAGTTGATATCCCTTCATTAAGAAATTATAGTGACGAGCAGTGCCATGAGACTTTTCGTCAGAACTTGCATGAATGCCTCATCTGTTACGGCGAATATGCTGGTACAAAAATCAAACTGTTCTTTAAAAGTTCTATTTtagtttgtctttttttttttttaaaaaaaaaacacttcaGTTTATGTTATTTGCTCTTCTAAGTGTGTTATGGCTTCTCTCTACCTTCAATAAATGGGTTTAAAAggaagtttcatattttttcccATCAACTATTTAGAACCCTTTCGTTTCTTTCTCTTGACAGGTTATGACTTCATCAGGCTACCTTGCCAGCACTTTTTTTGCTGCACATGCATGAAAACCTATTCTGATATACATATTACAGAAGGCACTGTGAACAAGCTTCAGTGTCCTAATGAAAAATGTGGGTGTATGGTTCCTCCTGGTTTATTAAAACGCTTGCTTGGTGATGAAGAATATGAACGTTGGGAATCTTTAATGTTACAAAAAACTCTAGATTCTATGTCCGATGTTGCCAATTGTCCTAGATGTGAAACACCCTGCATAGAAGATGAAGACCATTATGCACAGTGCTCCAAATGTCTCTTTAGCTTTTGTACCCTTTGCAGAGACAAACGGCATGTAGGCGAAGAATGTTTAACACCAGAAATACGGCTCCGTGTCTTAGAGGTAGCTTTTGCTTACACCATCTCAGCATATTCTTCCACTTTGTTTGGTATGCCGTATAAATTTACAAGTCTAGTAATTTAACTGGTAAGTTTATCATAACAATCAGAGACACGGGGTTTTGGAATGACAGTTAATGAGAACATGATAAAATATGCATATTGCAAGTGATGACAAATAGGGATGGTTATTTGTATAATGTCAGGCTTGATTCCCATTATTTTTGTGAAGTTTTCGGGCTGGAAAAAATGaatttatgattatttttaatctGTTATCAACCAGTAGCTATAAAttcatgtttttatttaaacttttattattaGGAATTTTGGCATCTTAAATTATTTAGGATGTTTGTTTTTCCATTAGGgacattatattttatttttaattggtgTTTTCCTAGGATGAAAATCGGTAAAGAGGGCAAGAGATAGCTTGACTTCACTCTTTCAGATGGTATTCCGGGGAGGTCGGTCTCCCAACTCTTTGCACTAAGTTCTTTCTCTTACTCTATAGCCTCAATCCGATTAATTCTTAATAAATTAGTAGGATAGGTATTTTAAGATCAGTCTAGGCTAGAATTAtctttgtaaaatttacataatcAAACAATTTAGGATACACTATCAGACTCTAATTTACTATTTTTGTATAATGTAACATTGATTATAGCCTTCCATAAATTAGTTGTGTAGCCCTAAAAGTCCTCTCAAAAAGGTACAAATTTTGTTTGCACTTCTCTTTACAGATTACCGTGTTTTTGCATTGGTACAATTCAAGTTTTCGAGGATTGTGCGCTGAGTCTGTAAATGAGACACCTTGAGTAAAACATAAATGTCATTTGATCTTGCTGCTTAACTTAAAAGTTGCTACTAGCAAGTTCAAGAAACTGAATAAAAGAGTCATCTCTTACAGcaagattaattaaaattcacttACCACAAGGCAACCACCTAAAGGACATTTCAagcattaaatttataacacaTTTAACGCATTTGGTGCAGATTGGGTTGACAATATGTAGCAGCCACTATTGTAATGGTTAAATTTGGCAATTTGGCATATATAGATTTGTGCTTCACAAATGGCCATCACAGATACTTTGTGTGTATTGCAAAACTATGATTGCTATAAAAGAGTGAATCAAGAACTTCAGAAAAAAAGTTTTATAAACTGCTTTGACATGGTACTTTGGCGACATAATTCATATCCCACGATCTTTTGTGGAATATTCACATTAATTAATGTCTCTTGAGTTTTGCTTATAGGAGCGCCAGAATTCGTCTCAGTTAGGGAGTAAGCAGAGGCAAAAGGAGCAAGAAATGATCAATAACCTTCTTAGTCTGAAGGAAATACTTCGTGATTCTAAGCAATGCCCATCTTGTAAGATAGCAATCTCAAGAATTGCAGGTTGTAACAAGATGGAATGTCAGAATTGTGGGCAGTACTTCTGCTACCGTTGTAACAAATGCATTACTGGATATGATCATTTTAGGTACGTGAATCCTTAGAGAAGTATAGTTTGTATATTTGCATAGTATATGTTGAAGATCAATAAGTGGTTCATTTGTTATATGATTGTGCATTTGGCAGCTTTTAACTATAATGACGACGTGAAATAATCAGCTATGTCTGAATAAACTTCTATTATATTGTAGGGAAGGAGCATGTAACTTATTCCCACCCGAAGAAATTCAACTGTGGGAGGAGCGGATGAATGACCGCCGGATTGAGGCTCAGGTTCAAGCATTCTTTCTTGAGCATGCTCACACACGGTGCCCCAACTGTCGTCAACCAAATTTAAAGGTTAGTACAACACTGATTGGATTTAAATGCAGGAGAACGGAATTCTATTGAAATCAATGATAATGTAAGGTTATGATCATTGCAAGCATTCTATGTAGTAGTAATTGTAGCCAAAATCTTATTATTATTCTCAGTCATGCTTGTATATACATTATGCGGATTAGAAACCTGTTGGTACGGaagtttttttttcatgtatCAATTTGgtgtcttatttttattttttaggtaccatatgttttatttttgtttcaagcgatttttttttattaaattcaagccaattgCTTCTGATATAGCAAGCGGAGTGAGAATATTCTTCATATATTCATCCACCTCAGTTGCCATGTCAGATTCCAAAGCGCGGTTAGAAGTTTTTGGTACCAAATTTTTTCCTTATGTGTCAATTTGGTACAATATTCTTTACGAATCTGACGTATTAACTGAGGTGGACGAGTATACGAAGAATATTCTCACTACATTTACCACATCATAGACTTTCAATCCTACAGTATACCTATAATCATTTGTGATTTTTTGGAAGTGCCTTTGGTAAAATTACAGAGATTCGTGAATTGACTTAAGGATTCACCATTTTCCATTATTTTTGACACAAACAGCTTGGCAATAACAATCACATCAAGTGTCAGGCATGCCAACAACATTATTGTTACGTATGCAAAAAGATTGTGAGGAGCATGCAGCATTATGGACGCAAGGGTTGCAAGCAGCACACAGCTGATTAGAAGCGATTTGAGATTCCGAAAAGCATATTTACAGGGCGTAGGATACGCTAAGGCTTCAGGTTTATTTAAGTTGTTTGTAGCAATGTTCATTTAGGTTTATTAGGTGCatgtatcatttttttttattttcaattaattttttttttgtacaaTTATTTCAATAGAGAGaataaagagaagaaaaaagaataatGAGGTGTTTGAATTTTAATGAGAAACATAGTGACCTTCGTGCACAGACGAAGTGTAACAGATCAGTATGAAACGATTAATTGGGAAAATGAACTATTGAATTGCTGAGAAATTTATTATTGGACATAGAGTTATGGCTGCAACCAATGCCAGCAATCTCTTTGGTTTATGATAATCAAGCAATAATGTCTAGAGCACTAATAAAATATATCCTctccgtcccataaagataaaagaaacagtcattttttttatctcattaAAGTAGAAAATTTAGTGTTAGTGTtagttaaacataaaattattaaaatatctttaGAATCTTATTATATCAACATTAGTCCTCTTTTATTCTAATGAGAGTGAAGCTGAAATATGCTCTGATATTTCTCTTTTGGATTGAGCAAAATTATCTGATTATGATAAAATTCAGCTCAAAGAAGTGAGAGAGGAAAATGTGGTAACTAAGTTGCATGATAAGGCTATTCCTTTTATGCAAAGTTGGTTTCATGACTTGGCTCCTGTTAGCTAGTCAAGCTCAGATTAAGGGTAGAAATTTTATTAGACCACAAGGATGAGTCATTTCTTGTGAGATGGCTTATGGAGATTACTTTAGAGAATAAATTGGATGTATGCCTAATGGTTATTGAAGAAGGGTGGAGAGGCTTAGCCACTGATGAGTTCTTCAAGGATGAAATTGAAGCTGCGGATTGCGGTCTGCAATGTGTATATTTATGCACAGTTACGGATTAATGGAGTACATTGTCTGCTATATCGTTAAAGCTTCCACAAAAGCAAGGTAAGTTACTCTGTTTCTCAATTGTGTAATTTGGTTAGTAGGAGACCATACGAGATTTGTTGCTTGTCAGCCATCATGAATTTCTAATGAAGGAGGTCTCAGCAGAAAGCCAGCAATTTTGGCTCTGCTAAAGCACACTCTTTGTTTATATAGGGGAAAGAATTTAAGGTGCAGCTGTATTTATAAACTATGATTGCTGTAAAAGAGTGAATAAAGAACTTTACAAAAAAAGTTCTATAAACAGCTTTGATCATGGTACTTTGGCATCATAATTCATGTCCCACGATCTTTTATGGAATATTCATATTAGTTAAAGTCACTTGAGTTTTGCTTACAGGAGCGCCAGAATTCGTCTCAGTTAGCAAATTAGCAGAGGCAAAAGGAGCGTGAAATGATCAATAACCTTCTCCGTCTGAAGGAAATACTTCGGGATTCTAAGCAATGCCCATCTTGTAAGATGGCAATCTCAAGAATTGCAGGTTGCAACAAGATGGACTGTCAGAATTGTGTGCAGTACTTCTGCTACCGTTGTAACAAATGCATTACTGGATATGATCGTTTTAGGTAAGTGATTCTTTAGAGAAGTATAGTTTGTATATTTGCATAGTATATATTGAAGATCAATAAGTAGTCCATTTGTTATATGATTGTGCATTTGCCAGCTTTTCACTATAACGACGACGTGAAT
This window of the Mercurialis annua linkage group LG5, ddMerAnnu1.2, whole genome shotgun sequence genome carries:
- the LOC126680224 gene encoding uncharacterized protein LOC126680224, whose translation is MGRNNQRRNRKTHSNSYSNSNSNSIHQQQQFYPKKANKISSDHELEQKDNREEFNEEDEPKQSPATHQNTEWVMKNGPHHAAKEQLLENSQVGTSESEPISISELHLSNRDDAGCVFEKLRLGVEEPQLSEEQLRINDQLQQDELLAMESIYGDNVSVLENQGGLRSFQILVHIEAGGELTVTANLNSSGNLKMKSESDYSYSLKLQYLPPIVLSCLLPKSYPSHLSPYFTISVQWLDSIRISKLCSMLDVIWADQPGQEVIYQWVEWLQTSSLSCLGAEQEITLGPYGTLNSEDIRAISESVSPEVDIPSLRNYSDEQCHETFRQNLHECLICYGEYAGYDFIRLPCQHFFCCTCMKTYSDIHITEGTVNKLQCPNEKCGCMVPPGLLKRLLGDEEYERWESLMLQKTLDSMSDVANCPRCETPCIEDEDHYAQCSKCLFSFCTLCRDKRHVGEECLTPEIRLRVLEERQNSSQLGSKQRQKEQEMINNLLSLKEILRDSKQCPSCKIAISRIAGCNKMECQNCGQYFCYRCNKCITGYDHFREGACNLFPPEEIQLWEERMNDRRIEAQVQAFFLEHAHTRCPNCRQPNLKLGNNNHIKCQACQQHYCYVCKKIVRSMQHYGRKGCKQHTAD